GTCGTGACATCACCCAATTTGTGGTGATCAACCACAGCAACCAATTCACCTTTATCAAGGTTGTCGATGGTTTGGGAAATATCGGTATGGTCAACCAAAATGATCTTCTGATCTGTCGCGTCGGCCACGATTTCAGGAGCAGCGAAACCAAATTTTTCGAGAACAAACACAGATTCCGGAGCGATCTCGCCCTGCGTCACAGCCTTGGCTTCCATGCCTCGTTTCGAATACAGGTCAGCGGCAGCAATTGCAGAAGCAACAGTGTCGGTATCGGGATTTTTGTGTCCAACAACCAAAATAGCCATATCAAGTCCTCCTAATTGAATTGTCCTTTACCAGGGAATGTGCCTTCGAAATAGAATGTGAGGAATATCACAACCTACCCGAACTGCCAAGCTAAAAACTGCTCCAAACCAAGAAAAGGACGAAAAGACACATGCCGACCATCAAGATGGCATACGCACGTTTCACTCGAAGAGCCATCAAGCCGCCAAGCGAGGCAGCAACCCACAGGTGTGTCCAAGTGACATCAATAGAGGAAAGGAATCCTGGATATACAGAAAAAATAAACTGCAAACAGTATTTTATGAGGAGTATTGCCGCCAAAAAAGAAAGACCGGAATAAAGAAAAGAACGCACCATGGATTTCATGATGAGTGTGCCAGGAACGTTCGATTTTTCGGGATTTCTTGTCCAATTCAACAATTGGTTATAGCTCACCTGTTCTTGGTCACGGATGATCATTTCGACTTTTGTTCCGAGCCAGGCCAGCGGCATACTTGCGAATAGCACCCCCATGATACGCGCAGGATGCTCCAATCCAAAATATGTTGTCAGGGACAACGCCGCGAAACTGGCCGCAGTCAGGTGCGGCGGAATAAATGTTCCGACAGGAAGCAAATCAAGCCATAACAATTCAAAAAATATGGCAATATAAAGACTGGTTGTTAAATCTCCGCTCCAAAGTCCCCAAAAAAAGCCCAGGACAAGCGGCCGTTCTAAAAAGCCTATGCTCAGGGCGTTTCTAAAAAGAGAGAAGAGCGCAAAAAAAAAGCGACAGATGCAAACCAGGTAAATTGTGTATGGATAATCATGAGTCGAACCTCACCTGGACCGGATCATTGGGAACACATCGAAAATCGAGTTTTACCCCTTTCCGATTGAGCATTTTAAGACAATTTTCATCTTCATCGGATAGTGCGACACTTGGAGAAATCTGTTTTTTCCCGGGGCTGTAATGAACATTACCAATATTCAGAACATTAAAATCAAATCCGGCTTCATACGCCCGTCTCGCATCAGCACAACTGGAAAAAAGAATAATGACCTGATCCCCGCCAGGCACAATTTTCGCTAAGGTTTCATGAAGGTCGTCAACATCGACAAAAACGCTGTCGACTGTTTGCGGGATGGCCAAAGACATGATTTCCTGTTGCAAAATGTCATGCGCCAATTCATCATTGGCCACAACAACATGTTTAGCTCCAGTATACGGAAGCCAAGTCTCAATAATCTGGCCGTGAATCAGGCGGTTATCTATACGGGCAAGAATCACGGCAACACCCTATTTTTTCGTTTTTTTTCGCAGCATCGCGCCCGCGACCTTAATTCCCTGGCGGCCAGCATTCTTGACCGCTTCAGCCAAGGCATCCAAATTCATTTTGCGTGACTGTATGGTCGCGACCAGCATCGGCAAATTGACACCGGTGATAACTTCAAGATTTTCTGACTTCATCAGGGAAAGGCTCATGGTGGTTGGAGACCCTCCAAACAAATCCGTCAAGGCGACGACCCCCTTGCCAGTTTCCACTGTCTGAATGGCTTTCCTGACAGCTTCCATGGTCTCATCCACGCTCTTTTCGACATCAACACCCACAGCCAAACAGTTTTTCTGTTCGCCCATGACCATTGTTGCCGCATCCAGCAAGCTTGCTCCAAAAGTGGAGTGAGTCACCAAAACGATGCCGACCATTGCTTCTTTTTTATCAGACTTTACAGCCATCATTTACCCAAGTTCCATATGTCGATGTTCAATTGAAACAGTATACCCTTTTTTCTTCAGGGCCACCAGCACGGACTCTCCAACAGAAACAGACCGATGGCGTCCTCCGGTGCATCCGAGAGCGACAGTCATTCGATATCGTCCCTCATCCGCATAGAGTGGAAGCATATACGTCAGGAAATCCAGAAAACGTGTTTTGAATTCTCCCCCGACCTTGCTGTGAAGTACATAGTCGGCAATGGCCTTGTCTTGTCCGGAAAGCGACCGAAGATTCTCTTCAAAATAGGGATTTGGCAAAAATCGCAAATCAAAGACCAAATCAGCTTCGGACGGAACACCATATTTGAAACCAAAAGAAATAAGATGAACCCGCATTCCGCGCCCGACTTCTTCAATAGCCGACCATTTTGTCTGAACAACGCGCCGAAGGTCATGAATGGAATAATTGGTTGTATCAAGAACCAAAGCTGCACCGGCTCTCACTGGTTCGAGAAGTTCCTTTTCCTGCTCAAGAGCCTGTTCCAATCCAAGATTTCGATATTCCAAAGGATGCGGACGACGAGTCGTCGCATACCGGCGCACCAGTTCACTCATTCGAGCTTCAAGGAAGACAACCTGTGGAGTAATGCCAAGTTCCCTGAAATCATCCAAGACTTGGTCCCATCCATCGACGAATTCAAACTGCCGCAAATCCATGCCGAGAGCCAAGCCACGATATTGCGAATCGAATTTGAGAATAAGATCCGCAATCTTTGGCGAAATTTTCGAGGGCAAGCCATCAATACAGAAAAAGCCCAGATCCTCAAATACATTGAGGGCTGTGCTTTTCCCCGAACCGGAAAGCCCGGTCACAATGATAACGGGAAAAGGATTGGAAGGCGTCACGAAGAAGTCCTTTTTGGATTAAACACTTTTAAGCAGTCCCCACAACTCGTCACGTCCTTCGGCTTCTAAAAAAGAACGACGAAACGTCTCGTCTTTCAACAACCGAGAAATTTGCGCAAGAACTCGCAGGTGAATGCCCACGGCTTCTTCCGGGGCAAGAACAAGGAAAAAGATGGTACATGGCTTCTGGTCAAGGGCATCATATTCGACTCCCTTGAGACTTCGACCCACAATAACATGCATGGCATCGAGGCCATCCACTTTGCCATGAGGGATGGCAATGCCATCACCAATGCCGGTGGTCCCCAGCTTTTCACGTTCGAGAAGGACACGAACCGCGAGGTCCGTGTCCATCTCTGGATATTTTGCGCCCAAGGGGGCGATAAGTTCTTTCAAGGTATCCGATCGTGTTTCGGATACTATTTCGGGAAGGACACAGTCCTTCGCCAGGTAATCACCAAGTTTCATTTTCTAGTACCCAGGATCAATAAGACCATAATCGCCATTTTTTCGTTTATAGATGACATTAAGGCCTTCAGTTTCGGCATTACGGAACACCAGGAATTCATTTTCAAGCGCATCGAGTTGCATGGCGGCTTCATCAACAGACATCGGTTTCGGAACATATTCGTCAGTACCGACAATGGTGGGCGCAGAATCACTCGGCATATCCTCATAAGAAAGGACATTCATGTGGACCATCTTGTTTCCACGGCCCTTTTTCGAGCGACTTTTCATTTTTTCACGCATCTTCCGCAGCTGAGCTTCCAACTTGTCCAACACCATGTCAATGGTGGAATACATGTCTTCCGAAGCTTCATACGCGGAGATATGAATGCGATCCGAGTTCAAAATGACGTCCGCCTTGTGGCGAAATTTATCGACCAGCAGGTTGACCTGCAAATCGGCTTCCGAATCGGAAACGTATCGTGCTACCTTTTCAAACCGCTTCTTAGCGTATCCTTTGAGATGATCGGACGGCTCAAAGTTCTTGAAAGTGAAGCTGATGTTCATACGTTGCCTCCTTGTTTTGAGTGCGGCAAACAGGATTAGAAATACTGCTTGCGTTTTGAAGAAGACGGAATGCCCATGGCGGAACGGTATTTTGCAACAGTGCGTCGGGCGATATTAACCTCGAGTTCTTCCTTGAGAATATCACCAATCCGTTCATCGCTTAAAGGTTTTTTCGAGTCTTCATCTGCAATCATTTTCTTGATGAGCGCCTTGACGCTCTCTGAACCCACTTGTGACCCATCGTCCAAATCCAAGGCTGAGTTGAAAAAAAACTTCAGCTCATAAATGCCATGTGGAGTCGAAACATACTTACTCGTGGTAATCCGGCTCACGGTGGATTCATGCATCTCGATATCTTCGGCGACCTCCTTGAGGATCAATGGTTTGAGTTTTGTCACGCCTTCTTCAAAAAAATCTCGTTGAAAACCGACAATACTCTCAACCACTTTGTACAATGTTCTCTGACGCTGGTACAGACTTTTCATCAGCCATGCGGCAGACCGCATTTTTTCTTGAAAATATTCTTTTTCTTTGTGTGCGGCCCCTTTCATGGAATCCATATAAAAGGCGTTCATCTGTAATCGTGGCAATCCGTCTTCATTCAAAATGATGATGAAATCGTCACCATACTTGTACACGAAGACATCCGGGCTGACATAATGCGGCTCGGTGCTGGAAAAATTGGTCCCGGGCATAGGGTCAAGCGTTTGCATTAAATCCAGATAGGACTTGAGATCTTCCATGGAAATCTTGAATTTACGAGCCAAAGGCTTATACCGATTCTTTTCGAGATCTTCCAAATGGTCGGTGACAAGCGAAACAAGAACGGGATCGTCATATCCTAAGACATCCATCTGAACTAACAGACATTCCTGTGGCGTTCGTGAAGCGACCCCGACAGGATCAAGTCGTTGGATCCGAAGAATGGTTGATTCAATGTCTTCGCTGGACGCGTCAACCATGGATTGCAGATCCTCGGTGGAGGCCTGCAAATAACCATTTGAATCAAGATTACCGAGAATCATTTCACCGATCGCAATTTCCTGTTCGGTAAAATTGGAAAGCCGCATTTGCCAATTGATATGCCCCTCAAGAGAGGGCTTCGAAGCGAGACGAGCCTCGAAAGACATCCCTTCTTCGGGGATTTCGGCGTCGCGACCAGTGGCCTGTTTTGAAGTGCTGGAAAATTCTCCCAGGTAATTTTCCCAGTCGGCATTACGAACCAACTCTTCTTCAGCCTGGGATTCGGTCAACGTTTCCGACGCATCAGCAACATCAGCTTCCGTTTCCTTTTCATCAAGAAAAGGATTTTCCAGAAGTTCCTGCTGAACAGTTTCAAGCAACTCCAGACGAGAGAGTTGCAGCAATTTAATGGCCTGCTGCAACTGTGGTGTCATGACCAATTGCTGAGAAAGCTTGAGTTGTTGTCTAAGTTCCAATCCCATAATGTATTTCTCGAAAGGCTAATAGAGTCTTGTTTGATCCACCGGGTTCAAAGCAGGTTCCGGTTCTCCCTTTATGATTCTGATTTAAGTATGTCACACCTACGACAACGAAGCAAGGAGATTGTTATAACCTGCCGTTACTATTCATTATATAGTGGCATTGAAATAGCATGAAAAAGTGTACCAACGATTGGGTACACTGTAAATCGAGAAAGCGTAAAAGTTGAAACGCGGGAATTACAGGCTGAAGTCCTCGCCAAGATAAATCTGTCGTGCACGACTGTTTTGAACAATTTCTTCAGGCGATCCTTCAAGAATAACATTGCCTTCATACACAAGGTATGCCCTGTCACAAATGTTCAACGTCTCACGCACGTTATGATCGGAAATCAGAATACCGATTCCCATACTTTTCAAGACTGAAATAATTTCTTGAATATCAATGACCGCGATGGGGTCAATCCCTGCAAACGGTTCATCCAAAAGGATAAATTGTGGATCAAGAATCAAAGCCCGTGCAATCTCAAGCCGACGACGTTCTCCACCAGACAAAAACATGGCAGCCTGATCGGCCAATTTCGTGATGGTAAACATCTCCATCAATTCATTGGCCCGGGCCATTTGCTTTTTGGCAGACAATGAAGTCTGTTCAAGGATGATTTCCAAATTTTGTCGGACAGTTAGCTTTTTGAAAATGGAACTTTCCTGTGGAAGATAACTCACTCCCATTCGAGCCCGTTCATGAAGCGGTTTTTCCGTCAAATCTATGCCGCTCAAAGTCACATTGCCGGTATTTGGCTCGACAATGCCCACAAGCATATAGAATGTCGTTGTCTTTCCCGCGCCATTCGGACCGAGTAGCCCTACAACCTCTTGAGGATTCAGCTCCAGATTGATGCCGTGCACGACCTCTTTTTGGCCATACCGTTTGGAAAGATTTGTCGCCCGGAGTCCTTTTTCCATTTATTGCACCTTCATGTTGCCAGGTGTCATGAAAATAGCCTTGACCCGTTGCCCGGTTCCACCCACCACTTCAGATCGATTGTCTTTGATATCAAATTTGATAATTTCGCCGGTCAGACTATTAGGACCGTCCTGCAACAAAGGGTTCTGCTCCATTTGCAACATTTGTTCTGTGACAAAATACGTGAGTTTGCCACAGGTACCTTCCGATGTACCTTTCTTGGCTTTGACATTTCCCTCTGCAATGATGCGATCAACACTGTCCGCGGTCAATTTCTTGCCGGTTTTGGAAGAAAGATATGCAGACAAGGAATCGGCCCACAACGTAAGTTGTCCATGCTCGGCAACAACATTCCCCACAAACGAAACAACCTTTCCGGTCTCGTCATACGTCATCCGGTCAGAAGTAATTTTGACCGGCATTTTGCTTGGATCGATTCCAATTTTTGAGGCATCTTCCCGAGGTGCCGCGACAACGGGGGCCTTGACCTTACCCTCTCCTTTTTCCGTGGAAGAAACGGTTTGAGCCTGTTGTTGTTTTTCAACCTGAGACAGCACGGTCTCTTCAACTGGCTCCAAGAATTTGATATTGGAATATCCTATGGCTTTTTTCTTTTCCCGAACCGCTTCGGTGGGATTAAAAACTGCTGCCCATCCATTTTTGATAAAATCAACTTTGACCCGTTGTCCTTTGGTCAAAGTCAGCACATGCTCACTCGCTTTGTCAGGACGTTCCCGGACATTGAGATTAACAGTGGCTTCTCGAAGCTCTCCCCATTCCCCAGCCTGGACCGTAGAAGGGAAAATCAACAATGCCACCCCAAAAAATAGGGCCAATATATCTCGTTTTGTCATGAACGACTCACTCCTCATCTTCATCCGGCAAATTGGTATCGAACCCTTCGGGGGCAAGCAAAGCCGTCACAGCTCCGGCAGCCACAAGCTGTCGAGTCACAAGATCAATTTCCAGGGCCGTGGCCTGAATGGTCAAATCTGGACGACGAACTGTCACCCCGCCCTTGAGATACACTTTATCGATTGCACCAACATAATCAAGTTGCTGCGCATCCAGGGCCAGTGTCCCGAATCGTCCGGAAACATTATCATACAATGTCAGATTGTCATTGGCCTGATCGACTTCTCCACGATCAGACCGGACATAGACTTCTTTACGATCCGTGCCCAAAAAAGCCGTCAACTGCGGCGTTTCGACACCGATCAACCCTCTTTCCTGATTATATTTTGCCGTTTTTGCGAGCAATTTCCACGTCAGGCTTCCCTGTTTACCTTGAACAAGTTCAATGTCCTTGGCAACGACATTCGCTTCTTCCAGCAAACGTTGGCGTGATTTGGAACCTTCTGTCTGCAAGGCCTCGTGCTCGATAATCGGATCAGCAAAAAAAACAGCGTTGATCGTCAGCCCGGCAACAAGACCAATGGCAAAAATCAAAAGAATTATGAGCGTAGGACGCCGTTTCATTACTTGAT
This DNA window, taken from Pseudodesulfovibrio sp. JC047, encodes the following:
- a CDS encoding PTS sugar transporter subunit IIC, encoding MYLVCICRFFFALFSLFRNALSIGFLERPLVLGFFWGLWSGDLTTSLYIAIFFELLWLDLLPVGTFIPPHLTAASFAALSLTTYFGLEHPARIMGVLFASMPLAWLGTKVEMIIRDQEQVSYNQLLNWTRNPEKSNVPGTLIMKSMVRSFLYSGLSFLAAILLIKYCLQFIFSVYPGFLSSIDVTWTHLWVAASLGGLMALRVKRAYAILMVGMCLFVLFLVWSSF
- a CDS encoding PTS sugar transporter subunit IIB; translated protein: MILARIDNRLIHGQIIETWLPYTGAKHVVVANDELAHDILQQEIMSLAIPQTVDSVFVDVDDLHETLAKIVPGGDQVIILFSSCADARRAYEAGFDFNVLNIGNVHYSPGKKQISPSVALSDEDENCLKMLNRKGVKLDFRCVPNDPVQVRFDS
- a CDS encoding PTS sugar transporter subunit IIA, translated to MMAVKSDKKEAMVGIVLVTHSTFGASLLDAATMVMGEQKNCLAVGVDVEKSVDETMEAVRKAIQTVETGKGVVALTDLFGGSPTTMSLSLMKSENLEVITGVNLPMLVATIQSRKMNLDALAEAVKNAGRQGIKVAGAMLRKKTKK
- the rapZ gene encoding RNase adapter RapZ, giving the protein MTPSNPFPVIIVTGLSGSGKSTALNVFEDLGFFCIDGLPSKISPKIADLILKFDSQYRGLALGMDLRQFEFVDGWDQVLDDFRELGITPQVVFLEARMSELVRRYATTRRPHPLEYRNLGLEQALEQEKELLEPVRAGAALVLDTTNYSIHDLRRVVQTKWSAIEEVGRGMRVHLISFGFKYGVPSEADLVFDLRFLPNPYFEENLRSLSGQDKAIADYVLHSKVGGEFKTRFLDFLTYMLPLYADEGRYRMTVALGCTGGRHRSVSVGESVLVALKKKGYTVSIEHRHMELG
- a CDS encoding PTS sugar transporter subunit IIA, producing the protein MKLGDYLAKDCVLPEIVSETRSDTLKELIAPLGAKYPEMDTDLAVRVLLEREKLGTTGIGDGIAIPHGKVDGLDAMHVIVGRSLKGVEYDALDQKPCTIFFLVLAPEEAVGIHLRVLAQISRLLKDETFRRSFLEAEGRDELWGLLKSV
- the raiA gene encoding ribosome-associated translation inhibitor RaiA; amino-acid sequence: MNISFTFKNFEPSDHLKGYAKKRFEKVARYVSDSEADLQVNLLVDKFRHKADVILNSDRIHISAYEASEDMYSTIDMVLDKLEAQLRKMREKMKSRSKKGRGNKMVHMNVLSYEDMPSDSAPTIVGTDEYVPKPMSVDEAAMQLDALENEFLVFRNAETEGLNVIYKRKNGDYGLIDPGY
- the rpoN gene encoding RNA polymerase factor sigma-54 encodes the protein MGLELRQQLKLSQQLVMTPQLQQAIKLLQLSRLELLETVQQELLENPFLDEKETEADVADASETLTESQAEEELVRNADWENYLGEFSSTSKQATGRDAEIPEEGMSFEARLASKPSLEGHINWQMRLSNFTEQEIAIGEMILGNLDSNGYLQASTEDLQSMVDASSEDIESTILRIQRLDPVGVASRTPQECLLVQMDVLGYDDPVLVSLVTDHLEDLEKNRYKPLARKFKISMEDLKSYLDLMQTLDPMPGTNFSSTEPHYVSPDVFVYKYGDDFIIILNEDGLPRLQMNAFYMDSMKGAAHKEKEYFQEKMRSAAWLMKSLYQRQRTLYKVVESIVGFQRDFFEEGVTKLKPLILKEVAEDIEMHESTVSRITTSKYVSTPHGIYELKFFFNSALDLDDGSQVGSESVKALIKKMIADEDSKKPLSDERIGDILKEELEVNIARRTVAKYRSAMGIPSSSKRKQYF
- the lptB gene encoding LPS export ABC transporter ATP-binding protein, with amino-acid sequence MEKGLRATNLSKRYGQKEVVHGINLELNPQEVVGLLGPNGAGKTTTFYMLVGIVEPNTGNVTLSGIDLTEKPLHERARMGVSYLPQESSIFKKLTVRQNLEIILEQTSLSAKKQMARANELMEMFTITKLADQAAMFLSGGERRRLEIARALILDPQFILLDEPFAGIDPIAVIDIQEIISVLKSMGIGILISDHNVRETLNICDRAYLVYEGNVILEGSPEEIVQNSRARQIYLGEDFSL
- the lptA gene encoding lipopolysaccharide transport periplasmic protein LptA — protein: MTKRDILALFFGVALLIFPSTVQAGEWGELREATVNLNVRERPDKASEHVLTLTKGQRVKVDFIKNGWAAVFNPTEAVREKKKAIGYSNIKFLEPVEETVLSQVEKQQQAQTVSSTEKGEGKVKAPVVAAPREDASKIGIDPSKMPVKITSDRMTYDETGKVVSFVGNVVAEHGQLTLWADSLSAYLSSKTGKKLTADSVDRIIAEGNVKAKKGTSEGTCGKLTYFVTEQMLQMEQNPLLQDGPNSLTGEIIKFDIKDNRSEVVGGTGQRVKAIFMTPGNMKVQ
- the lptC gene encoding LPS export ABC transporter periplasmic protein LptC, whose amino-acid sequence is MKRRPTLIILLIFAIGLVAGLTINAVFFADPIIEHEALQTEGSKSRQRLLEEANVVAKDIELVQGKQGSLTWKLLAKTAKYNQERGLIGVETPQLTAFLGTDRKEVYVRSDRGEVDQANDNLTLYDNVSGRFGTLALDAQQLDYVGAIDKVYLKGGVTVRRPDLTIQATALEIDLVTRQLVAAGAVTALLAPEGFDTNLPDEDEE